DNA sequence from the Vicia villosa cultivar HV-30 ecotype Madison, WI linkage group LG3, Vvil1.0, whole genome shotgun sequence genome:
TCGGTAAAAGTTCCCGCCATTTTTCATCCAGCACCTCGAACCAGAGAAACCCTAGAAAGAGCAAAAGAAGAGAAAGCAAAATGAAGGAAGAAATCAAGTCGGAATTCGAAAAAGCTGGGTTCAATCTCGACAAAGAAGAAGAGATTCTGAGCCAATGTAACTACTTCTTCCTTTTCCCTCTATTAATTAATCGATTAATGTTATTACTTTGTTTATATACTCAACTGTGTTGCAAAATGTGTAGGTCTAACCTTTTGCATCAACTACAGTCTCACTCCTATGGACCTCGTTTCAAGCTGGGAAATTTACTACCTTAACAGGTTTTTGAATTTTGTtcattatttatctatttataatctctttgaatttatcagtttatttatttataagttaGTTTTAATTCAACAAATTTCGTTTTCTGAATGATAATTTGCAATGGTGGTTTTTGACAGACAACTAGATGAACCAATTGTACAAAATGCTGAAATGGAGGGTTTTCTGTTGCATCTACAAAATAGCGTGAAAGAGGATATTATAAAGCAGGAAACTGGTTTGCATCTTTATTCCATCGGAGATGTAGAAATGTAAGCATATCTATGAACTTGTATCTATCCCATTGATATGAACTACACGTCGTTGATGCATACTAGGATACTGCTATGTATAGCAGTTTTTGTTTATTGCTGTATATGTTAATGGTCTGAAATAGGAAATAACTAATAAAGCAGGCAAAGTTGTTGAAATGAAGGATAAATTATTCTGatgaaaaaaatcattttatgcaGGATCTCAAGTATTGATGAAACGAAGGACGATGCTCCCAGCACACCAACGAATAACCGTCAAGATGTTTATTCGCCTATACATGATACACCATCTTTGTACGGGAATATTTTAGCATCTGGAAAACCAGCAGATCTGGTGACACCTTTTTCCAAACGGACAGATAGGTTTGCGGTGAAATTCAGCATCAACACCATATCTGATGCAGACAATGGAAAACAAGAAGTTAACAGCGAGAATGCAGAGAATGACGAGTACAGTATTGTTAAGAAAGTCGTAACCCGAAAAAGGTGCTCATTGGTGATTCATGGATCAGGGCCGAAACCAGGTTGCAGATTCATGTATGATAGAACTGAGGATAGGGTATGTGATTTTTAGTGTTTCTTTTAGACCTTTACTATTTTACATTACGGTTGTTTGCTGATACTTGCTTATTGATAATTTGATATTTAGATTAATGCAATAGAAAATCGAATTAGAAAACATGCAAGAGCACTTGTAGCTTCTGGGCTCTATGAAGAACCAACAGACCCTACAATTGCCTCACCGGTAAGTTTAATGCATCTATTTCTCTCATGCATACACAGAATTTTGATGGCAAATTCATAAGCACCAAATTTTAATTATTGGCTTGTCCAATGAAATTGTCATACTATTTTGTTTTTAACATGTGCATACATTGGAATATCTTGGCCTAAGGGGGGAACATTGTCTAATAACTTGAAGTAATATGTTTAACAGAGAAATTTTTTTGCCGTTGGCATGATTTGCTGTGATGGAGAAGGCCGTCTTAATGAGAAATCTGTCATGCTACAGAGCAGGTAAATATCCATTAAAGTTTAAAGCCTAGAGTTATAGTTTCTGTCACCAAACGTATTTTCCAACCTGAGGTGTATCGTTCGCAACTTATTTTTACGTGACTATATCCAAACATAAATAATTTTACTCTCAGTTCACTTTtaaccaaaataattttttaaatcaattcgtTGAACACCAATTTTCACCACCAGAAACCAAACACATAACTTGCAGCAACACTTATATGTTTCTTACTTTTAAGTTTTAACTATTCAAGTTATACATGGATTTGTTTTCTAATATTGCAATACATACTTCAACAGTATTGAACATTCTGGAGGGGAATGCATCCGCCTAGACTTACAACGTTTAAGTCATTATTCAGTTTTCCCTGGCCAGGTAAGAAATGGTGAGTTAATTGTAGATTTCAAACGTGCAGTTGTGTATCAGAATTGTAAGTTATATTGGGAAGACTTCATCTTGATAGGTAGTTGGAATCGGAGGGCATAATCCTAGTGGGCATTGCCTAGTTGCATCTAAATTGGTTGATCATATACCTATCTCGGTTGCTAACGAGGATTTGAATCCTTCAAAGCGGCAAGCTATTGATAAGGAGAATCAGCTAACCGAACCTCTTTGTAATCAGAGAGAGTTATCAATGGTATGCATCCCTTTTCTTTGTTGCTAATGAATTCTCCTGGAAACTAAATTCTAAATTATGCAtcacaatttatttttaattaattaattacttctGATCATTTAAAACTTCTCTTCTACCGTTTTGCTATTGAGTCATTTTCACAATGGCCGAACACCTAATAAAGTAATTTCCAAATCTAGCTAGTCTAAGAATGATCATAAGGCACTATTGACAATCTTATTTAAGTATGAttgaaatattatttattttcacaTTGCAAGTAATCCTATACACAatgtatttcaaatatttttgtcaCTAATTTCTAGTTTACATATGCTCTTGGGCCTAACAGATTATTGCGGCGGGCCCTTTTACTACAACCGACAATTTGTTGTTTGAGCCTCTTGTAGAACTGCTGGCATATGCAAAGCGAAGACCACCACAGTTGCTTGTATTGGTAAACATACATTTACCACCTACAATTAAATTTGCATCTTTGTACTTGTTTATCATAATTAGTGATTTTGCGGTCTTACAAAATAACAGTTAGACCATGAGATTGCAAACTTGATAATATTGAGAACATTTTATCACAGCTGGGACCATTTATTGATTCTGAACACCCAGACATCAAGAGAGGAACCGTCGATATGGATTTTGATGACATATTTCGTTTTCAAGTATTGAAGAAGGTAATAACCTTAGTAGGATTTGTTTTTGGAAGTTTCATATGTTGTCCTAAATCCTAACCTACACCATGGTCGTTGTTCCCAGCTGGAAGATTACGTTGAAAGTATGGATTCTGCCGTACGCGTTCTCTTTGTACCATCTATACGAGATGCTAACCATGATTTTGTTTTTCCTCAGGTAATGATATATCTCTAGATTTGTTAGCCATTCATTTAGTTTATTCAAGTCAAAGATCCATAAATTAATTTCCATGATTTGTTTTTGCAGCCTGCGTTTGATATCAGTCTATCTAAGGTATATTTTGAAGTATTTAGAAATTAATCTTCAAAAATGTTGTGCTGGGCGTTCATGCTTACATGGTTATTTTCTTTTATCATCAGATAGCCAGTCTCCCTAATCCTGGAATCTTCGAGGCAAATGAGGTATCATGGTCCATGATTTACTCTTGTTTCTTGTTTTATGAACTCCACATAATACATTTGAGCTTCTTTAGATGAAAAACTGTGCTTACACATAATAAGCATATTGGTTATGAAATCTCTCTCTAGATTGAGAAACTTCTAGTTCTGGTTTGTCAATATTACTCTTATGTctgatttcaaacaaaaaagaaaaagtatcTATAGGGTTTTGCTAGTTGCTGATTCTATGGAAAGATGTTTTTTTGATCAAGGGTTGGGTTTCAGGTCAAAGTTGGTTGCTGCACTTTGGATGTTCTCAAGCAGATCAGTGGGGAGGAGATATCACGAACTGCAACTGATGCAAAACCTATTGATCGTTTGAGTAGACTTACAAATCATATTCTTAACCAACAAAGGTAATGCTGTTATCTTGTTGTTTTTGTGTTTGATGTTAGGCTCAGCAATCATTAGAAACGAATCAAACAATTGATGCTTTTCAATTTTATGTCAGTTTCTATCCACTTTACCCACCGGCAGAAAGTGTTCCGTTGGACTTTTCTCTGGCGCCAGAAGCCCTTCAACTCTCATCGGTTCCAGATGTTCTTATCTTACCTTCAGATATCAAGTACTTTGTCAAGGTAAATTATTCAGTTCAAACTTGATTTCATTAGATAAATAACACTTCTAAGCATCAAATATGCCTGTTCTCGGGGTTGCTGGACAAGTAAAATACTATTTTTACTTCATGATAAAACATTTTCACTGGACAGGTTCTTAATAACGAAAACGAAGAGACCAACAGCAGGAAATGCATTGCTGTCAATCCGGGAAGATTAGCCAAAGGAGAAGGTGGGGGTACTTTTGTAGAGCTTGATTATAGTGGGGGTCATGATAAAATTAACGCTTCAATTGTGGCCATATGAATATTTGTTTACAACACACATCTTATTTGTATCAATGTATCAATTTaagttaattttgattaaaaaacagaaaaatatcgATTACTTGTAGGAAAGGATTTCATGACTTTACTATTGAGTAGCTTTCATAACTCTAGTGTATTTTGAATATAAATACTAGATGAGAGAATGGTGGTTAGAGAGAGATAAAGAGAAAGATACGAAAGTTATCAGTATTCAAAGTTACCTAAACTTAGTCTATTACTTGCCGCTTCTTTTAACCTGACAAGATGCCCTGAGGAGATGCAAGTGTAACAAAGAAAacattgttaaaaaaaatcaaagaaaacattGTTAAAAAAATCTTATGAATACAGTTTCTGTTTCTATTCATTTGGGTTAAATACATCTTTATGTCTCTTAAAAGGCATTGGTCTTAAAAGGCAATGACCAATTTAGTCGTTGTCCAgtgttttttaatttgatttatctattagtatatttaatttaatagtgTTGATGTGGTACGATAATCGTCACGTTGATGACAATTCAATGTTCAAATTGGTCTACATTTCagtaaaatgttttcaaactaatttattaatttagtCGTTGTATTTAAACACTTAATATTACATTAACCTATATTTTTATCTAAATCATATCAAGTAAATTTTTATACATATGGAAAACACCAGGTTCATCAATTTAATCTCTATTTGATTTCTAAGTGTGAAATTAATCATCATCTCTGtctaaaatttatcaaaataaatctTTACATGTATCAACAACCAAAAATACATTTATCAACATAGTTTTTGAATTTGATTGCTAATTGTCAAATATTTATGTTTATCCAATTTATAATtagagaataaaattaaaaatattgaagaagaatgaaaaagattaaacagtaataaaaaaatattgatgaGGAATAAGATGAGCTGTCATAGACTAACTGAAAAACTGGGAAATGTTTGACACAATAATTGACAAATTTGAAATACTAGTAGAGTCAGGGGCGTGTTTGAAAGTATTTTACAAATACGAAAACTAATTTCAGGATTTTCATGTGACAATTAATGTACCACACCAACACTATTAACATTATTAACTTGTCTTAGCTTACAACACTAACTTAGTTCATTAGTTTAGTTAGTATCTAGATCCAATGGCTGTTATTTAATCTCAATGTGTGTATATAATCTAGCCACCTCATATACCTTATCAATTCATTCAATACAACAGTGACTTTCTTCTTTTGCTAATCTCTCTCCATTCTTTCTGTTACGATTCTGTTGCATAGTTTGTTACGTTTTTTCTTCCTTCAATGGCATACATCACCATTGTTgatatggtatcagagcatatcaagctctggtagccattgtcactttc
Encoded proteins:
- the LOC131655808 gene encoding uncharacterized protein LOC131655808; this translates as MKEEIKSEFEKAGFNLDKEEEILSQCLTFCINYSLTPMDLVSSWEIYYLNRQLDEPIVQNAEMEGFLLHLQNSVKEDIIKQETGLHLYSIGDVEMISSIDETKDDAPSTPTNNRQDVYSPIHDTPSLYGNILASGKPADLVTPFSKRTDRFAVKFSINTISDADNGKQEVNSENAENDEYSIVKKVVTRKRCSLVIHGSGPKPGCRFMYDRTEDRINAIENRIRKHARALVASGLYEEPTDPTIASPRNFFAVGMICCDGEGRLNEKSVMLQSSIEHSGGECIRLDLQRLSHYSVFPGQVVGIGGHNPSGHCLVASKLVDHIPISVANEDLNPSKRQAIDKENQLTEPLCNQRELSMIIAAGPFTTTDNLLFEPLVELLAYAKRRPPQLLVLLGPFIDSEHPDIKRGTVDMDFDDIFRFQVLKKLEDYVESMDSAVRVLFVPSIRDANHDFVFPQPAFDISLSKIASLPNPGIFEANEVKVGCCTLDVLKQISGEEISRTATDAKPIDRLSRLTNHILNQQSFYPLYPPAESVPLDFSLAPEALQLSSVPDVLILPSDIKYFVKVLNNENEETNSRKCIAVNPGRLAKGEGGGTFVELDYSGGHDKINASIVAI